One genomic region from Paraburkholderia azotifigens encodes:
- a CDS encoding NINE protein, with protein MATVATHNSRFRSKTLTAALAFFFGTLGAHRFYLYGPRDVWGWAHLVGTLIGIPGFMLLAATERTAIMGWVLALPGSVSMLAAFLGAIVYGLRPDEKWDAQFNANTGQQSRSGWTVIFVVIFSLLIGAFLLMTGLALSFQTYFESQVEAAKAISQ; from the coding sequence ATGGCCACCGTCGCAACGCACAATTCGCGCTTCCGCTCGAAGACCCTTACCGCCGCCCTCGCCTTTTTCTTCGGCACGCTCGGCGCACACCGCTTCTATCTATATGGCCCGCGCGACGTATGGGGCTGGGCGCATCTCGTTGGCACGCTCATCGGCATTCCGGGCTTCATGCTGCTCGCCGCCACCGAGCGCACCGCGATCATGGGCTGGGTGCTCGCGCTTCCCGGCTCCGTGTCGATGCTGGCAGCATTCCTCGGGGCGATCGTCTACGGCCTTCGCCCCGACGAAAAATGGGATGCGCAGTTCAACGCAAACACCGGGCAACAGAGCCGCTCCGGCTGGACTGTCATCTTCGTCGTGATCTTTTCGCTGCTGATCGGCGCGTTCCTGTTGATGACGGGGCTCGCGCTGTCGTTCCAGACCTACTTCGAATCTCAGGTCGAAGCCGCAAAAGCGATCTCACAATAA
- a CDS encoding PA0069 family radical SAM protein — protein sequence MTDYDRDIPEYPVAPPAPRKGRGAVTNLQGRYEVDQREAVDDGWIAPSEEESGRPALRTQVFEERAKSILTHNQSPDIPFSVSLNPYRGCEHGCIYCFARPTHSYLGLSPGLDFESRIYAKVNAPELLAREMAKKSYVPEPIALGVNTDAWQPAERGLQLTRRVIQVMSDHNQAFAAITKNSLIERDIDLLAPMAEKGLMMAAITITTLDADIARTLEPRAATPARRLRTIRALSEAGIPVGVSIAPVIPFVTEQDMERVLEACAEAGAISASYIVLRLPWEVAPLFKGWLDAHFPDRAERVMNRVRDMRGGKDYDPSFSTRMKGEGLWADLLKQRFANAVRRLGLNARNHGILDMSHFRRVEQPKPAAPEISLQMNLF from the coding sequence GTGACCGACTACGACCGAGACATTCCCGAGTATCCAGTCGCGCCGCCTGCTCCGCGCAAAGGGCGGGGCGCGGTGACGAATCTGCAGGGCCGCTACGAGGTAGATCAGCGTGAGGCGGTCGACGACGGCTGGATTGCGCCGTCGGAGGAGGAGAGCGGACGTCCCGCGCTGCGTACACAGGTCTTTGAGGAGCGTGCGAAGAGCATCCTCACGCACAACCAGTCGCCGGACATTCCGTTCAGTGTGTCGCTGAATCCTTATCGCGGCTGTGAACACGGCTGCATCTATTGCTTCGCGCGGCCCACGCACAGCTATCTCGGCTTGTCTCCGGGGCTCGATTTCGAGAGCCGGATCTACGCGAAGGTCAACGCGCCCGAGTTGCTCGCGCGCGAAATGGCGAAGAAGTCGTATGTGCCGGAGCCGATTGCACTCGGCGTCAACACGGATGCGTGGCAGCCTGCCGAACGCGGTTTGCAACTCACGCGGCGCGTGATCCAGGTGATGAGCGACCACAATCAGGCGTTCGCGGCGATCACAAAGAATTCGCTGATCGAGCGGGACATTGATCTGCTGGCGCCGATGGCGGAGAAAGGGCTGATGATGGCGGCGATCACCATCACGACGCTCGATGCCGACATCGCGCGCACGCTCGAGCCGCGCGCGGCGACGCCAGCGCGTCGGCTGCGGACGATCCGTGCGCTGAGCGAGGCGGGCATTCCCGTGGGCGTGAGCATCGCGCCCGTGATCCCGTTCGTCACGGAGCAGGACATGGAGCGCGTGCTCGAAGCCTGCGCGGAAGCGGGCGCAATCAGTGCGAGTTACATCGTGCTGAGGCTTCCCTGGGAGGTGGCGCCGCTCTTCAAGGGCTGGCTCGACGCGCATTTCCCCGATCGCGCCGAGCGCGTGATGAACCGTGTGCGCGATATGCGGGGCGGCAAGGACTATGACCCGTCGTTTTCGACGCGCATGAAAGGCGAAGGGTTGTGGGCCGATCTGCTCAAGCAGCGTTTTGCGAACGCGGTTCGGCGGCTTGGGTTGAATGCGCGCAATCACGGCATTCTCGACATGTCGCATTTCCGACGCGTGGAGCAGCCCAAGCCCGCGGCGCCGGAAATTTCGTTGCAGATGAATCTCTTCTGA
- a CDS encoding D-amino acid dehydrogenase, producing MRVVVLGSGVVGVTSAYYLARAGHEVTVIDREAGPALETSFANAGQISPGYAAPWAAPGVPLKAVKWMFQKHAPLAIRLDGTQFQLQWMWQMLQNCTSARYAVNKGRMVRLAEYSRDCLQALRAETGIQYEGRTGGTLQLFRTQQQLDGAAKDIAVLEEANVPYELLMPADLARAEPALAATSHKLTGGLRLPGDETGDCQLFTTRLAALAEHLGVKFRYNTPIDALAMERDRIAGVKCGSELVRADSFVVALGSYSTEFLSGLVKIPVYPLKGYSITAPIVDAKSAPVSTVLDETYKIAITRFDDRIRVGGMAEIVGFDKKLKQARRETLEMCVNDLFPGGGDTSKATFWTGLRPMTPDGTPIVGRTPVSNLFLNTGHGTLGWTMSCGSGQLLADLISGKRPAIQSGDLSVHRYLGETAGQTRPAYA from the coding sequence ATGCGAGTCGTCGTTCTGGGCAGTGGCGTCGTTGGGGTAACGAGCGCCTATTATCTTGCGCGCGCGGGCCACGAAGTCACGGTGATCGACCGCGAGGCCGGCCCTGCTCTCGAAACCAGCTTCGCCAACGCCGGCCAGATCTCGCCTGGCTACGCCGCGCCGTGGGCAGCGCCGGGCGTGCCGCTGAAGGCCGTCAAATGGATGTTCCAGAAACACGCGCCGCTCGCCATCCGGCTCGACGGCACGCAATTCCAGCTTCAGTGGATGTGGCAGATGCTGCAGAACTGCACATCCGCGCGGTATGCCGTCAACAAAGGCCGCATGGTGCGTCTCGCCGAATACAGCCGCGATTGCCTGCAGGCGCTGCGCGCCGAAACGGGCATCCAGTACGAAGGCCGCACGGGCGGGACGCTGCAACTGTTCCGCACGCAGCAGCAACTCGATGGCGCCGCGAAAGACATCGCTGTGCTCGAAGAAGCGAACGTGCCGTATGAACTGCTGATGCCCGCCGATCTCGCACGCGCCGAACCGGCGCTCGCCGCGACGTCGCACAAACTGACGGGCGGCCTGCGTCTGCCCGGCGACGAAACGGGCGACTGCCAGTTGTTCACGACGCGCCTTGCCGCGCTCGCCGAACATCTGGGCGTCAAGTTCCGCTACAACACGCCGATCGACGCACTCGCGATGGAACGCGACCGCATCGCCGGCGTGAAGTGCGGCAGTGAGTTGGTGCGCGCGGACAGCTTCGTCGTCGCGCTCGGCTCGTACTCGACGGAGTTCCTGTCAGGCCTCGTCAAGATTCCCGTGTATCCGCTCAAGGGTTACTCGATCACGGCGCCGATCGTCGATGCGAAGTCCGCGCCGGTGTCGACGGTGCTCGACGAGACCTACAAGATCGCGATCACGCGCTTCGACGACCGGATCCGCGTCGGCGGGATGGCGGAGATCGTCGGCTTCGACAAGAAGCTGAAGCAGGCGCGCCGCGAAACGCTCGAAATGTGCGTCAACGACCTGTTCCCGGGCGGCGGCGATACATCGAAGGCGACGTTCTGGACGGGTCTGCGTCCGATGACGCCGGACGGCACGCCGATCGTCGGCCGCACGCCTGTGTCGAACCTGTTCCTGAATACGGGACACGGCACGCTCGGCTGGACGATGTCGTGCGGCTCGGGTCAATTGCTCGCCGATCTGATTTCGGGCAAGCGTCCCGCGATCCAGTCGGGCGATCTGTCGGTGCACCGCTATCTCGGCGAAACGGCGGGTCAGACGCGTCCCGCTTATGCCTGA
- a CDS encoding Lrp/AsnC ligand binding domain-containing protein has product MRTQRHPVRALDKLDHKILKILQNDGRIAMKELSEQVGLSVTPCIERVKRMERDGVITGYHARVNPTELGAALLVFVEITLDHKSGNMFDQFRREVQKIPEVLECHLVSGDFDYLIKARIGEMADYRKLLGDILLQLPGAVQSKSYVVMEEIKETLTIAVGE; this is encoded by the coding sequence ATGCGTACACAACGTCATCCGGTGCGAGCGCTCGACAAGCTCGACCACAAGATCCTGAAAATCCTTCAGAACGACGGCCGGATCGCGATGAAGGAGCTTTCCGAACAGGTGGGTCTGTCGGTAACGCCGTGCATCGAGCGCGTCAAGCGCATGGAGCGCGACGGCGTGATCACCGGCTACCACGCGCGCGTCAATCCCACGGAGCTGGGCGCGGCGTTGCTGGTGTTCGTCGAGATCACGCTCGATCACAAGAGCGGCAACATGTTCGACCAGTTCCGGCGCGAAGTGCAGAAGATTCCCGAGGTGCTTGAATGCCATCTGGTGTCGGGCGACTTCGACTATCTGATCAAGGCGCGCATCGGCGAGATGGCGGACTATCGAAAGCTGCTCGGCGACATCCTGCTGCAACTGCCCGGCGCGGTGCAGTCGAAGAGCTATGTCGTGATGGAAGAAATCAAGGAAACGCTGACGATCGCCGTCGGCGAATGA